The following are from one region of the Variovorax sp. V213 genome:
- a CDS encoding SDR family NAD(P)-dependent oxidoreductase, producing the protein MSFDPVSRLDGKVAVITGGLGAIGYATAVRLAALGATCVLLHRKGDDAAARAAALPRANGQRHTAIRADIVDTPSLQAAAAEVKATHGRCDILVNSAGHTQPIPAGDLDALTDELIDELLRANFRGVFATIRAFAPMLKQSGDGLVANISSIAGFTGVGSNLAYVAAKAGLDVVGDALAKALAPAVRVVSVSPGAVESAFVPGRGAEFANKMASTTPLGRIGKPDDVAATVEALATTMRFVTGTRIVVDGGRHL; encoded by the coding sequence ATGAGCTTCGATCCTGTTTCCCGACTCGACGGCAAGGTGGCCGTCATCACCGGCGGCCTCGGCGCCATCGGCTACGCGACGGCCGTGCGGCTCGCCGCGCTTGGCGCCACCTGCGTGTTGCTGCATCGCAAGGGCGACGATGCGGCCGCGCGCGCCGCGGCCCTGCCCCGTGCCAATGGGCAGCGCCACACGGCGATTCGCGCCGACATCGTCGATACGCCGAGCCTGCAGGCCGCGGCCGCCGAGGTGAAAGCCACGCACGGCCGCTGCGACATCCTGGTCAACAGCGCGGGGCATACGCAACCCATTCCCGCCGGCGACCTCGACGCACTGACGGACGAGCTCATCGACGAGCTGCTGCGCGCCAACTTCCGCGGCGTGTTCGCCACCATCCGCGCGTTCGCGCCGATGCTGAAGCAAAGCGGCGACGGCCTCGTTGCCAACATCTCGTCGATCGCGGGCTTCACCGGCGTGGGCAGCAACCTCGCGTACGTCGCGGCCAAGGCCGGGCTCGACGTGGTGGGCGATGCGCTGGCCAAGGCGCTGGCGCCGGCCGTGCGCGTGGTGTCGGTGTCGCCGGGCGCGGTCGAGTCGGCCTTCGTGCCAGGCCGCGGCGCCGAGTTTGCCAACAAGATGGCGAGCACCACACCGCTCGGGCGCATCGGCAAGCCCGACGACGTGGCTGCCACGGTCGAGGCGCTGGCGACGACGATGCGCTTCGTCACCGGCACGCGCATCGTGGTGGATGGAGGGCGTCACCTGTGA
- a CDS encoding zinc-binding alcohol dehydrogenase family protein, producing MSIAAMHTTYTSRALRVNEKAANLDALQLEAAPQPEPTAPPGHAVVRVAAAAVNPSDVKATLGIMPQAVWPRTPGRDFAGTVVSGPSEWIGREVYGSGGDIGITRDGSHARYLVLPEAALRAKPQGISMDEAGAVGVPFVTAYEGFRRSGMPQAGQTVLVLGANGKVGQAAVQLASQAGARVIAVQRRTGPFEGFASGPVDVIDARHHADVGAQVRELTGGRGAHIVYNTVGSAYFEAANKAMAKGATQIFIATHERAVPFDIFAFYRGMHTFVGIDSLAMDCVASTAQLDAMREGFERGTLKPFPVARHFTLDEAMDAYRLVLSGSTDRVVLRP from the coding sequence ATGAGCATCGCAGCCATGCACACAACCTACACATCGCGCGCCCTGCGCGTGAACGAAAAGGCCGCCAACCTCGACGCGCTGCAACTCGAAGCCGCACCGCAGCCGGAACCCACAGCGCCCCCCGGTCACGCCGTGGTGCGCGTCGCCGCCGCCGCGGTGAACCCGAGCGACGTGAAGGCCACGCTGGGCATCATGCCGCAGGCCGTGTGGCCGCGCACCCCGGGGCGCGACTTCGCGGGCACCGTGGTGAGTGGGCCCAGCGAATGGATCGGCCGCGAGGTCTACGGATCGGGCGGCGACATCGGCATCACGCGCGACGGTTCGCATGCGCGCTACCTCGTGCTTCCCGAAGCAGCGCTGCGTGCCAAGCCCCAGGGCATCTCGATGGACGAAGCCGGCGCGGTGGGCGTTCCCTTCGTCACCGCGTACGAAGGCTTCCGGCGCAGCGGCATGCCGCAGGCCGGGCAGACCGTGCTGGTGCTCGGCGCCAACGGCAAGGTCGGCCAGGCGGCGGTGCAGCTCGCCTCGCAGGCCGGTGCGCGCGTGATCGCGGTGCAGCGCCGTACCGGACCCTTCGAAGGCTTCGCGAGCGGGCCGGTCGACGTGATCGACGCACGCCACCACGCCGACGTGGGTGCGCAGGTGCGCGAGCTCACCGGAGGGCGCGGCGCGCACATCGTCTACAACACCGTGGGCAGCGCCTACTTCGAAGCCGCCAACAAGGCGATGGCCAAGGGCGCGACGCAGATCTTCATCGCCACGCACGAACGCGCGGTGCCCTTCGACATCTTCGCGTTCTACCGCGGCATGCACACCTTCGTGGGCATCGACTCGCTCGCGATGGATTGCGTGGCCTCCACCGCGCAGCTCGACGCGATGCGCGAGGGCTTCGAGCGCGGCACGCTGAAACCCTTTCCGGTCGCGCGGCACTTCACGCTCGACGAAGCCATGGACGCCTACCGGCTCGTGCTCTCCGGCAGCACCGACCGCGTCGTGCTGCGGCCCTGA
- a CDS encoding Bug family tripartite tricarboxylate transporter substrate binding protein → MKKTFKPSRRQALAMAAALAACTLGGAHAQGTWPGTQPIKLVVPFTAGSGTDIVARLVAEKLGPVLGTSVVVDNKPGAGGTLGAAITAKAPADGYTLLVHSAGHLVNPWIYKGLSYDTLKDFTGITPMASLPNVLVTAPSRFANVQDLVAKAKAKPGSFNYGSAGNGSATHMNAEVFRLAAGLDAQHVPFRGTPEAMTEVMAGRVDWFFAPMVSALPLIKSGKLQALAVGTAKRSPALPEAPTTVEAGVPGSEYLFWVGLFAPAKTPQPVVDRLQAEVAKIMASPELKERLDKLGAEPFTMPSAQFNKFIADETAKAQQVVRAASIKVD, encoded by the coding sequence ATGAAGAAGACATTCAAACCGAGCCGCCGGCAGGCGCTCGCGATGGCCGCAGCGCTCGCGGCCTGCACGCTCGGCGGCGCACATGCGCAGGGCACATGGCCGGGCACGCAACCCATCAAGCTGGTCGTGCCCTTCACCGCAGGCAGCGGCACCGACATCGTCGCGCGGCTGGTGGCCGAGAAGCTCGGGCCCGTGCTGGGCACCAGCGTGGTGGTCGACAACAAGCCCGGCGCGGGCGGCACGCTCGGCGCGGCCATCACGGCCAAGGCGCCCGCCGACGGCTACACGCTGCTGGTGCATTCGGCGGGGCACCTCGTGAATCCGTGGATCTACAAGGGCCTGTCGTACGACACCCTCAAGGACTTCACCGGCATCACGCCGATGGCGAGCCTGCCCAACGTGCTGGTCACCGCGCCTTCGCGCTTCGCAAACGTGCAAGACCTCGTCGCCAAGGCCAAGGCCAAGCCGGGCAGCTTCAACTACGGTTCCGCGGGCAACGGCTCGGCCACGCACATGAACGCCGAGGTGTTCCGCCTCGCGGCCGGGCTCGATGCGCAGCACGTGCCCTTCCGCGGCACGCCCGAGGCCATGACCGAAGTGATGGCCGGGCGCGTGGACTGGTTCTTCGCGCCGATGGTGTCGGCGCTGCCGCTCATCAAGAGCGGCAAGCTGCAGGCGCTGGCGGTCGGCACGGCCAAGCGCTCACCGGCCCTGCCCGAGGCACCCACCACCGTGGAAGCCGGCGTGCCGGGTTCCGAGTATCTGTTCTGGGTCGGGCTCTTCGCACCCGCGAAAACGCCGCAGCCGGTGGTGGACCGCCTGCAGGCCGAGGTCGCGAAGATCATGGCCTCGCCCGAACTCAAGGAGCGCCTCGACAAGCTGGGCGCCGAGCCCTTCACCATGCCCTCGGCGCAGTTCAACAAGTTCATCGCAGACGAAACGGCCAAGGCACAGCAGGTGGTCAGGGCAGCCAGCATCAAGGTGGATTGA
- a CDS encoding cupin domain-containing protein yields the protein MHVTRFSEAPHYEAPNHFDMRCLRLQGKEAGPSTQMWMGMSQILPGGHTGLDGSPMEKLYLVLEGQLHVVGELDGAHQEEVLGPYDSCRFAPGEKRQLENRGNRPVLVALVMPNTPPG from the coding sequence ATGCACGTGACCCGTTTCAGCGAAGCGCCGCACTACGAAGCGCCCAACCATTTCGACATGCGCTGCCTGCGCCTGCAGGGCAAGGAAGCCGGGCCCTCGACGCAGATGTGGATGGGCATGAGCCAGATCCTGCCCGGTGGCCACACGGGCCTCGACGGCTCGCCGATGGAAAAGCTCTACCTCGTGCTCGAAGGCCAGCTCCACGTGGTCGGCGAACTTGACGGCGCGCACCAGGAAGAAGTGCTCGGCCCCTACGACAGCTGCCGCTTCGCGCCCGGCGAAAAGCGCCAGCTGGAAAACCGCGGCAACCGGCCGGTGCTGGTGGCGCTGGTGATGCCGAACACGCCACCAGGCTAG
- a CDS encoding amidohydrolase, with amino-acid sequence MLRTFLAMAAATALLLPIGAQAQPADLIVTNAKIATLDAASTTAQALAVREGRIVAVGGAGEMRAFSGPATRTVDAGGRTLIPGLIDSHMHAVRAALSYSTEVNWIGAGTIAEAMARIRTAAARARPGGWLIVAGGWTEQQFAERRRPTMAELQEAAPEHPVYVQLFYEAVVMTPKALEALGVPAGTLPAGMKPAADGAPGWMTGDIVGISALFDKLPKPTYADNVAGTRAFFSELNRLGITGLMDPGGFSIAPSQYAALFELWREKALTLRVAYSVFAQKPGAELQEFRELTQMLPMGFGDDMLKFNGLGERVTLAMYNNNFPDAAAKEKFYELIKWAATRKLAVTIHWQENGSVDHLLGLYERLNAEVPIRDLRWSIAHLDDASPETLARMKALGIGWTMQDAMYFQGDRALTVRGEAARRMPPIGTALRTGVNMGAGTDAHRVASYNPFVALQWMLDGKTVSGKAMRGPEETPTREQALRLYTAGSAWFSFDEAKRGTLEVGKLADFAILDQDFFAVPVERIGRTVSLMTVVGGRVVYAARPFDAVGASVAVAP; translated from the coding sequence ATGCTGCGCACCTTCCTGGCGATGGCTGCGGCCACCGCATTGCTGCTGCCGATCGGCGCGCAGGCACAGCCGGCCGACCTCATCGTCACCAACGCGAAGATCGCGACGCTCGACGCCGCCTCGACCACCGCGCAGGCACTCGCCGTGCGCGAAGGCCGCATCGTGGCCGTCGGCGGTGCTGGCGAGATGCGCGCGTTCTCGGGCCCGGCCACGCGCACAGTGGATGCCGGCGGGCGCACCCTGATTCCCGGGCTTATCGACTCGCACATGCACGCGGTGCGCGCGGCGCTGAGCTACTCGACCGAGGTCAACTGGATCGGCGCCGGCACCATCGCCGAAGCCATGGCGCGCATCCGCACCGCGGCCGCGCGTGCACGGCCCGGCGGGTGGCTCATCGTGGCGGGCGGCTGGACCGAGCAGCAGTTCGCCGAGCGCCGCCGTCCCACCATGGCCGAGCTGCAGGAGGCCGCGCCGGAGCACCCGGTGTACGTGCAGCTGTTCTACGAAGCGGTAGTGATGACACCGAAGGCGCTCGAGGCACTCGGCGTTCCAGCGGGCACGCTGCCGGCCGGCATGAAGCCCGCGGCCGATGGCGCGCCGGGCTGGATGACGGGCGACATCGTCGGGATCTCGGCCCTGTTCGACAAGCTGCCCAAGCCGACATACGCCGACAACGTGGCCGGCACGCGCGCCTTCTTCAGCGAGCTCAACCGCCTCGGCATCACCGGCCTGATGGACCCGGGCGGCTTCAGCATCGCGCCTTCGCAGTACGCGGCGCTGTTCGAGCTGTGGCGCGAAAAGGCACTGACGCTGCGCGTGGCCTACAGCGTGTTCGCGCAGAAGCCCGGCGCCGAGCTGCAGGAATTTCGCGAGCTGACGCAGATGCTGCCGATGGGCTTCGGCGACGACATGCTGAAGTTCAACGGTCTCGGCGAGCGCGTGACGCTCGCGATGTACAACAACAATTTTCCCGACGCGGCGGCGAAGGAGAAGTTCTACGAGCTGATCAAGTGGGCGGCGACGCGCAAGCTCGCGGTCACCATCCACTGGCAGGAGAACGGCTCGGTCGATCACCTGCTCGGACTCTACGAGCGGCTGAATGCCGAGGTGCCGATCCGCGACTTGCGCTGGTCGATCGCGCACCTCGACGATGCTTCGCCCGAAACGTTGGCGCGCATGAAGGCGCTGGGCATCGGCTGGACGATGCAGGACGCGATGTACTTCCAGGGCGACCGCGCGCTCACGGTGCGCGGCGAGGCCGCACGCCGCATGCCGCCCATCGGCACCGCCCTGCGCACGGGCGTGAACATGGGCGCGGGCACCGATGCGCACCGCGTGGCTTCGTACAACCCCTTTGTCGCGCTGCAATGGATGCTCGACGGCAAGACCGTCAGCGGCAAGGCCATGCGCGGCCCCGAGGAAACGCCCACGCGCGAACAGGCACTGCGGCTCTACACGGCGGGCAGCGCGTGGTTCAGCTTCGACGAGGCAAAGCGCGGCACGCTCGAAGTCGGCAAGCTCGCGGACTTCGCGATCCTCGACCAGGACTTCTTCGCGGTGCCGGTGGAACGCATCGGCAGGACGGTGTCTTTGATGACGGTGGTGGGTGGTCGCGTGGTCTATGCCGCGCGGCCCTTCGATGCGGTGGGCGCCTCGGTCGCGGTGGCACCATAG
- a CDS encoding 3-keto-5-aminohexanoate cleavage protein, which produces MNAKTLITCAVTGNLVKPEQTPHLPITPVQIADECLAAAEAGAGQVHIHVRHPETGKPSMEVELYREVVDRIRRENRELVINLTTGPGGRFIPSEDDPKIAAPGTTLLPPEKRVEHIALIKPDVCSLDLNTMNSGPDVVMNTPKNVRRMAKVIREAGVKPELEIFDSGDINLALDLIGDGTLDGPAMWTFVLGVKYGFAPTPETLLYARNMLPRGAFWSAFGIGRMEFPIVAQAWLLGGHVRVGMEDNIYLEKGVLAESNAQLVAKARDILRSLGGEIANPREARAMLGLPGAQVAQGAAR; this is translated from the coding sequence GTGAACGCCAAGACCCTCATCACCTGCGCCGTCACGGGCAACCTCGTGAAGCCCGAGCAGACACCGCACCTGCCGATCACGCCGGTGCAGATCGCCGACGAATGCCTGGCCGCTGCGGAGGCCGGCGCGGGGCAGGTGCACATCCACGTGCGCCATCCCGAAACCGGCAAGCCATCGATGGAAGTGGAGCTCTACCGCGAGGTGGTCGACCGCATCCGCCGCGAGAACCGCGAGCTGGTCATCAATCTCACGACCGGGCCCGGCGGGCGCTTCATTCCCAGCGAAGACGATCCGAAGATCGCCGCGCCCGGCACCACGCTGCTGCCGCCCGAGAAGCGCGTGGAACACATCGCGCTCATTAAGCCCGACGTGTGTTCGCTCGATCTCAACACCATGAATTCGGGCCCCGACGTGGTGATGAACACGCCGAAGAACGTGCGCCGCATGGCAAAGGTGATCCGCGAGGCGGGCGTGAAGCCCGAGCTGGAGATCTTCGATTCGGGCGACATCAACCTCGCGCTCGACCTGATCGGCGACGGCACGCTCGACGGACCCGCGATGTGGACCTTCGTTCTCGGCGTGAAGTACGGCTTCGCGCCCACACCCGAAACGCTACTCTATGCCCGCAACATGCTGCCGCGCGGTGCCTTCTGGAGCGCCTTCGGCATCGGCCGCATGGAGTTTCCGATCGTCGCGCAGGCGTGGCTTCTGGGCGGCCATGTGCGCGTGGGCATGGAAGACAACATCTACCTCGAGAAGGGCGTGCTCGCCGAAAGCAATGCGCAGCTCGTGGCGAAGGCGCGCGACATCCTGCGGAGCCTGGGCGGCGAGATCGCCAATCCGCGCGAGGCGCGCGCGATGCTGGGCCTGCCCGGTGCGCAGGTTGCGCAGGGAGCCGCACGATGA
- a CDS encoding uracil-DNA glycosylase family protein — translation MDALLAEIRGCRACAAHLPLGPRPVVQASASARLLIVGQAPSLTVHATGVPWDDKSGEQLRRWLGIEREVFYDATQFAIMPMGYCYPGRGSSGDLPPRRECAELWHARLLAQMKRVELTLLIGQYAQRQFLGAARKAGVTETVEAFVEYAPRFIPLPHPSPRNTGWFKHHPWFGNDVLPVLRERVRQALAQSYGATATEAPTASKGRAA, via the coding sequence ATGGACGCGCTGCTTGCGGAAATCCGCGGTTGCCGAGCCTGCGCCGCGCACCTGCCGCTCGGTCCCCGGCCGGTCGTGCAGGCCAGCGCCAGCGCGCGTCTGCTCATCGTCGGCCAGGCGCCCAGCCTGACGGTGCACGCCACCGGCGTGCCGTGGGACGACAAGAGCGGCGAGCAGTTGCGCCGCTGGCTCGGCATCGAGCGCGAGGTGTTCTACGACGCCACGCAGTTCGCGATCATGCCGATGGGCTACTGCTACCCGGGCCGAGGCAGCAGCGGCGACCTGCCGCCGCGCAGGGAATGTGCCGAGCTGTGGCATGCGCGCCTGCTCGCGCAGATGAAGCGCGTCGAGCTGACCTTGCTGATCGGCCAGTACGCGCAGCGCCAATTCCTGGGCGCGGCGCGCAAGGCCGGCGTGACCGAAACCGTCGAGGCCTTTGTGGAGTACGCGCCGCGCTTCATTCCGCTGCCGCACCCGTCGCCGCGCAACACCGGCTGGTTCAAGCACCATCCGTGGTTCGGAAACGATGTGCTGCCGGTGCTGCGCGAGCGCGTGCGGCAAGCGCTCGCTCAATCCTATGGTGCCACCGCGACCGAGGCGCCCACCGCATCGAAGGGCCGCGCGGCATAG